The following coding sequences lie in one Natranaerobius trueperi genomic window:
- a CDS encoding TetR/AcrR family transcriptional regulator, whose amino-acid sequence MKRNQILTGAAKVFSLKGYHSTKIQEIANEAGVGKGTVYEYFDSKENLFIEMIRIGTKKYQKIINDSLSQPLSIWEKLTLVLEREANFLWENQEIARLILNSESRIVIENELYDWLLEVRNSILEMYEAAFKEAIERGEIRPGNVKLYARMLKGWEIEVIGALILLENKKPEQEEINCLIQTLRHGI is encoded by the coding sequence ATGAAAAGAAACCAAATCTTAACGGGTGCTGCTAAAGTATTTAGTTTAAAGGGGTATCATTCTACTAAAATACAAGAGATAGCTAATGAAGCTGGTGTCGGCAAGGGGACGGTATATGAGTATTTTGATAGTAAAGAGAATCTGTTTATTGAAATGATTAGAATTGGGACTAAAAAGTATCAAAAGATAATTAATGATTCCTTATCACAGCCATTATCTATATGGGAAAAGTTGACTCTTGTACTAGAAAGAGAAGCAAATTTTCTTTGGGAAAATCAAGAGATAGCTCGTCTTATATTAAACTCTGAATCACGGATAGTTATTGAAAACGAGTTATATGATTGGTTATTAGAAGTTAGGAATAGCATTTTAGAAATGTATGAAGCTGCCTTTAAAGAAGCGATTGAAAGAGGTGAAATAAGGCCAGGTAATGTAAAATTGTATGCACGTATGTTAAAGGGCTGGGAAATTGAGGTCATTGGTGCTTTAATTCTATTAGAAAATAAAAAGCCTGAACAAGAGGAAATTAATTGTCTTATTCAGACTTTACGCCATGGAATATAA